One window of Bacteroidota bacterium genomic DNA carries:
- a CDS encoding WG repeat-containing protein → MIILSMTAFGQMLPVKSGRLWGIIDPNGKMLAEPKYNAIARIMDRQAVVVLDGKYGLVDSGGRTLIEPSYSYLKCISNDVILTNLGGECTGEDCEGGKWGIMNRLLDQTIAPTFQLIAEFNDKGHARVNVGGKCGYEDCEGGLWGIVDTTATELLPAQFKRIMYGLGNEVYVEGDKGWGLYDLALGRMIVEPKYEKLERISPTHIAMRSGKLWGLLDNRGKLIVEPTHDGFKDAGLSYVAYQKGLFLGLMDSTGKILNQPIHTFLWVNPYHWVTYKIKDYTGLADTSERVITRDMFTEVALFQKDFCLVKANAASGAVNRAGTEIVPVKYDNCLMANDSTILARNGNYLKWYATDGQVRKFISFDSLGNFTASKVARAKLKGRWGMINVEGQWLIPPQYDDVKIYLQAAKARLGEDWTFSYFDENGHSSKVKRIVIIKEKEDEEVDLLSIAGNSTLGWFVSTARNLWGLRDNRTGRVMIDPTYPAIEVVPGTKYTLVKAKIKGSEDFAWGLVDHTTGRTLSEPLFEKVFSSDWRISPMARVIYAGSGRYALLSMDGKTATFENAAFIGPFCDSIARINLGGRIEWSKSVAIDTILSDQSRDVFSNEIKTNYQYCRGGKWGYIDTRGKWLKPVEYESALDFDGNIARIKQKGKWGAVNKTFAIVVEPKFDFIERLFSVNDRILFAVGEDRTAYGFIDQKGEIFIQPRFAEVGQFSEGLVKIREGQKWGYANLQGEVVIPPQYGAVGDFHEGRARVRDNRAWGYIDSVGNVLTPQKYLRAGDFKEGLAWVQTEKFFGFIGLDGQMEIKPAFSAVGDFSEGLAPAKRKGVFGLIDRKGNWAVQPNYYRIGSFKDSVAVIQEKGQFGLINPKGEFLVRPHYKEIGDFSEGLSRFKSGLEYGYMDAKGITRIEDQFANAGDFACGRAAIFVQGKWGFIDTSGAVIIKPEFLKVNAFTENRAAVRVGNKWGFIDPSGEIAVPLVYDKVTDFKDGRAAVFVSGLGWGFVNQNGTRVIDCEYDGVGFRQEGIISVQMGTKWGLINTFGAVMTPCKYDAIGNFSQGLASAMMRRSIGVVDGNGKVLLDAKYDTVRRMGDLIQVEDDDAIGYIDLEGKWIWALTK, encoded by the coding sequence GTGATAATCCTGTCAATGACCGCATTTGGGCAGATGCTGCCGGTCAAGTCCGGGAGGCTCTGGGGCATCATCGACCCAAATGGAAAGATGCTTGCCGAACCCAAATACAACGCCATTGCCAGGATCATGGACAGGCAAGCAGTGGTGGTATTGGACGGCAAATATGGCCTCGTGGATTCAGGAGGCAGAACCTTGATCGAGCCGTCTTATTCCTATCTCAAATGCATCTCCAACGACGTCATTCTCACCAATCTCGGCGGAGAATGTACCGGAGAGGACTGCGAAGGCGGAAAATGGGGAATCATGAACCGTTTGCTCGACCAAACCATTGCGCCGACCTTTCAACTGATCGCCGAATTCAATGACAAGGGGCATGCACGCGTAAATGTTGGAGGCAAATGCGGTTACGAAGACTGCGAAGGCGGACTTTGGGGCATCGTGGACACCACGGCCACCGAGCTGCTCCCTGCCCAATTCAAGCGGATCATGTATGGCCTCGGAAACGAAGTGTACGTCGAAGGTGACAAAGGCTGGGGTTTGTATGACCTCGCCCTCGGAAGGATGATCGTCGAGCCCAAGTACGAAAAGCTGGAACGCATTTCCCCGACGCATATTGCCATGCGCAGCGGCAAGCTGTGGGGTTTGCTCGACAACCGTGGCAAGCTCATCGTGGAGCCGACCCATGATGGCTTCAAGGACGCCGGTCTAAGTTATGTCGCCTACCAAAAAGGCCTGTTTTTAGGGCTGATGGACAGCACAGGTAAAATCCTGAACCAACCCATCCATACCTTTCTTTGGGTAAATCCCTACCATTGGGTGACCTACAAAATCAAGGATTACACCGGATTGGCAGATACCTCCGAGCGCGTCATTACCCGCGACATGTTCACGGAAGTGGCCCTTTTCCAAAAGGACTTTTGCCTCGTGAAGGCGAATGCAGCTTCGGGCGCAGTCAACCGGGCTGGTACGGAAATTGTGCCGGTCAAATATGACAATTGCTTGATGGCCAATGATTCCACGATTCTCGCCCGAAATGGAAACTATCTCAAATGGTATGCAACAGATGGTCAGGTCCGCAAATTCATCTCCTTTGATTCGCTCGGGAACTTCACTGCATCCAAGGTGGCACGCGCCAAGCTGAAGGGTCGATGGGGTATGATCAATGTGGAAGGGCAATGGTTGATTCCGCCGCAATACGATGATGTAAAAATCTACCTGCAAGCCGCCAAAGCGCGACTCGGTGAGGATTGGACCTTTTCCTATTTTGATGAAAACGGGCACTCTTCCAAGGTCAAGCGCATCGTCATCATCAAGGAAAAGGAAGATGAGGAGGTGGACTTGCTCTCCATTGCGGGAAATTCCACACTGGGTTGGTTTGTCTCCACTGCACGCAACCTCTGGGGCTTACGCGACAACCGCACGGGACGTGTGATGATCGATCCGACTTACCCGGCAATCGAGGTGGTGCCAGGAACGAAATACACCTTGGTAAAGGCAAAAATCAAGGGTTCGGAAGACTTTGCTTGGGGTCTTGTGGACCACACCACGGGTCGCACGCTTTCCGAACCCTTGTTTGAAAAGGTGTTTTCCAGCGATTGGAGGATTAGCCCCATGGCAAGGGTGATCTATGCGGGTTCGGGCCGGTATGCGCTCCTTTCCATGGATGGGAAAACGGCAACCTTTGAGAATGCCGCCTTTATCGGCCCGTTTTGTGACAGCATTGCCCGTATCAATTTGGGCGGGCGCATCGAATGGAGCAAAAGCGTTGCGATTGATACCATTCTCTCTGACCAATCGCGCGACGTTTTCAGCAATGAGATCAAAACCAATTATCAATATTGTCGCGGCGGCAAATGGGGATATATCGATACGCGCGGCAAATGGCTCAAACCCGTAGAGTATGAATCGGCCTTGGATTTTGACGGGAATATTGCCCGTATCAAGCAGAAGGGCAAATGGGGGGCAGTCAATAAGACATTTGCCATTGTCGTGGAACCAAAGTTTGATTTCATCGAGCGATTGTTTAGCGTCAATGACCGCATCCTGTTTGCGGTCGGCGAAGACCGCACTGCCTACGGCTTCATCGATCAAAAGGGCGAAATTTTCATTCAGCCCCGATTTGCAGAGGTCGGGCAATTCAGCGAGGGCCTTGTCAAAATCCGGGAAGGCCAAAAATGGGGCTATGCCAATTTGCAAGGCGAGGTGGTCATTCCGCCGCAATACGGTGCCGTCGGCGACTTTCACGAAGGGCGTGCCCGCGTGCGTGACAACCGCGCATGGGGCTATATCGACAGTGTGGGCAATGTATTGACGCCGCAGAAATACCTACGTGCAGGAGATTTCAAGGAGGGATTGGCTTGGGTGCAAACGGAGAAATTTTTCGGATTCATCGGGCTTGATGGGCAGATGGAAATCAAGCCGGCCTTTTCAGCGGTAGGTGATTTCAGCGAGGGGCTTGCCCCCGCCAAGCGCAAGGGCGTCTTTGGACTCATCGATCGGAAGGGAAATTGGGCGGTGCAGCCCAACTATTACCGCATCGGCAGCTTCAAAGACAGCGTGGCCGTGATCCAGGAAAAGGGACAGTTTGGCCTGATCAATCCCAAGGGCGAGTTTTTGGTGCGACCCCATTACAAGGAGATTGGCGACTTCAGTGAAGGCCTATCAAGGTTCAAAAGCGGATTGGAATATGGCTATATGGATGCCAAAGGCATTACCCGGATTGAAGACCAATTCGCCAATGCCGGGGATTTTGCTTGTGGACGTGCTGCGATCTTTGTCCAGGGAAAATGGGGGTTCATTGATACGTCGGGGGCGGTCATCATCAAACCCGAATTCCTGAAAGTCAATGCCTTCACAGAAAACCGGGCCGCGGTCAGAGTGGGCAATAAATGGGGATTTATTGATCCTTCCGGAGAGATTGCCGTGCCGTTGGTTTATGACAAAGTGACCGATTTCAAGGATGGTCGTGCAGCCGTGTTTGTCTCGGGATTGGGTTGGGGGTTTGTGAATCAGAACGGTACGCGGGTGATCGACTGCGAATATGATGGGGTCGGATTCCGGCAGGAAGGCATCATTTCGGTGCAAATGGGCACCAAATGGGGCTTGATCAACACGTTTGGGGCAGTCATGACACCTTGCAAGTACGATGCCATCGGCAATTTCAGTCAAGGTCTCGCCTCAGCCATGATGCGCCGGAGCATCGGCGTGGTAGATGGAAATGGCAAGGTTTTGCTCGATGCAAAATACGATACTGTGCGACGAATGGGCGATTTGATACAGGTCGAAGACGATGATGCCATCGGTTATATCGACCTGGAAGGCAAGTGGATTTGGGCCTTGACGAAATAG
- a CDS encoding RNA polymerase sigma factor — translation MAQRKIDYHMELIARLREGDPGAQFEAYELYKVAMYNTALRIVQHAAEAEDVLQEAFLAAFTKISGFTGDSTFGAWLKSIVVNKSINALQKEKASLSFKEQAAQEAANAAKADMYEGEEPIVWNVEQIKRAVDQLPDGYRVVFTLYLFEGYDHREIAEILGISEGGSKSQFNRAKSKLKEILTAMSYV, via the coding sequence ATGGCACAAAGAAAAATAGATTATCACATGGAACTGATCGCCAGATTGCGAGAAGGTGACCCCGGGGCTCAGTTTGAAGCCTACGAATTGTACAAGGTCGCCATGTACAACACCGCCCTGCGTATCGTCCAACATGCTGCCGAAGCCGAGGATGTATTACAGGAAGCCTTCTTGGCGGCATTTACCAAAATCTCGGGTTTCACCGGCGACAGCACCTTTGGGGCTTGGCTGAAAAGCATCGTCGTGAACAAGAGCATCAATGCGCTCCAGAAGGAAAAAGCATCCTTGAGTTTCAAGGAGCAAGCCGCGCAAGAGGCCGCCAACGCCGCAAAGGCGGACATGTATGAAGGTGAAGAACCGATTGTCTGGAATGTCGAGCAAATCAAAAGAGCAGTCGACCAACTTCCAGATGGCTATCGTGTCGTCTTTACCCTCTACCTCTTCGAAGGCTACGACCACCGTGAAATTGCTGAGATTCTCGGCATCTCGGAGGGCGGCTCCAAATCTCAATTCAACCGCGCCAAATCAAAATTGAAGGAAATTTTAACTGCAATGTCTTATGTCTAA
- a CDS encoding toll/interleukin-1 receptor domain-containing protein — protein sequence MAIDQFDVYISYAPEDEAQVRRIVEELEWVGLKVWFRDQPSTSQESLQTLRTTISNTNCHVVIWSNNSAGSGRIQAEARAGSTLRRLIATRIHKDIIPPPGTDAVAYADLSDWTGGTEHKGMRKLLKGIWDLTGKGLQPPAAEESFGPGPAANTNNTFGAQEENLTPEQKDERAWQTCLAYNNRTYYEHYLRYFPNGKYANEAADRIAKKKRTSTIIATCAIIYVVGQIIASIILNMDRF from the coding sequence ATGGCCATCGATCAATTTGACGTTTACATCAGCTACGCGCCCGAAGACGAGGCGCAAGTGCGCCGCATCGTGGAGGAATTGGAATGGGTCGGACTCAAAGTTTGGTTTCGTGACCAGCCTTCCACAAGTCAGGAAAGCCTTCAAACCTTGCGAACCACGATCAGCAACACCAATTGCCATGTGGTGATTTGGAGCAACAATTCGGCGGGTTCAGGTCGCATACAGGCAGAGGCACGCGCGGGCAGCACGCTCAGACGGCTGATCGCAACGCGCATCCACAAGGACATCATCCCGCCACCCGGAACTGATGCTGTGGCTTATGCCGATCTTTCCGACTGGACCGGTGGCACCGAACACAAAGGCATGCGCAAGCTGCTCAAGGGAATCTGGGACTTGACCGGCAAGGGTCTTCAACCACCTGCCGCCGAGGAATCGTTTGGTCCCGGCCCGGCCGCCAATACCAACAACACCTTCGGAGCACAAGAAGAAAATCTCACCCCCGAGCAAAAGGACGAGCGGGCTTGGCAGACTTGCCTTGCCTACAACAACCGCACGTATTACGAGCATTATTTGCGCTATTTTCCGAATGGAAAATATGCCAACGAGGCGGCTGACCGCATCGCCAAGAAGAAGCGCACAAGCACGATCATTGCCACATGCGCGATCATCTATGTCGTCGGGCAAATCATTGCCTCGATCATCCTCAACATGGATCGCTTCTAA
- a CDS encoding SDR family oxidoreductase encodes MELNLNGKSAVVCGSTQGIGKAAAIELASMGAQVTLVARNAEKLKAVAAELPTPNGQHHGYLVADFDRPAQLRDALDRWMAEHLHTIHILINNTGGPAGGAAHSADIEEYRAAFNQHLVCNHILVQALLPGMKASGYGRIINVISTSVKQPLDGLGVSNTIRGAVANWAKTLANELGGFGITVNNVLPGATETERLQSILQAKVEKTGISEAEAANQMLSSIPAKRFARPEEVAYAIAFLASPSASYINGINLPVDGGRTKSL; translated from the coding sequence ATGGAACTGAATTTAAATGGAAAATCGGCAGTGGTTTGTGGCAGCACGCAAGGCATCGGCAAAGCCGCCGCCATCGAGCTCGCAAGCATGGGCGCACAGGTAACGCTTGTCGCGCGGAATGCCGAGAAGCTGAAAGCCGTTGCTGCCGAATTGCCAACACCCAATGGCCAGCATCATGGCTACCTCGTTGCCGATTTTGACCGTCCCGCCCAACTGCGCGATGCGCTCGACCGTTGGATGGCCGAGCACCTCCATACGATTCATATTCTCATCAACAATACCGGTGGCCCGGCCGGAGGCGCCGCCCATTCTGCAGACATCGAAGAATACCGCGCGGCCTTCAACCAGCACCTAGTTTGTAACCATATCTTGGTGCAAGCACTCCTGCCCGGCATGAAAGCCAGTGGCTACGGCCGCATCATCAATGTGATCTCCACCAGCGTCAAGCAGCCGCTCGACGGCCTCGGCGTTTCCAATACCATCCGTGGCGCAGTTGCCAACTGGGCCAAAACCCTCGCCAATGAACTCGGCGGCTTTGGCATTACCGTCAACAACGTGCTCCCCGGTGCGACCGAAACCGAGCGCCTTCAAAGCATTCTCCAAGCCAAAGTGGAAAAAACAGGCATCAGCGAAGCCGAAGCCGCCAATCAGATGCTGTCCTCCATCCCCGCAAAACGCTTCGCCAGACCCGAAGAAGTGGCTTATGCCATCGCTTTCCTCGCCTCCCCATCCGCAAGCTATATCAACGGCATCAACCTGCCCGTCGACGGCGGACGCACGAAAAGCCTCTGA
- a CDS encoding T9SS type A sorting domain-containing protein yields the protein MSQLPQSPFGNPLRFLLILLTLTIGISGVRAQCPVNASFNHSSSYICQGASLTFNNTTTGGAIGQNWFENVTSFSTLLSPTRTFNTPGTYIISLLSTNGACTDTAQSAITVSPTMTATATFVSPTCFNGTNGSANLTPGGGTPNRSVNNNRAISDYIAANTVSNAGYAGGITVEAWVKPRSTWTTGDGLFMAFNQTGGTSNRFFVGYNPGFQQFVYFDDNTGNSFMLGTQPRGNWYHVALTINAANQVNFYLNGVLNKTFNTTNTWIPQAGDRFSMGQEWDYTVLSQHFDGFIDEARVWNAVLSGPTILSNRNSCMGINNTHPNWGNLVAYYSMNEGSGTYIFDRSGRNNHGQRINGTVYGTAAESNWGCFSAGTGYGYSWSNGATTEDLTGIGAGTYTVTLMDGAGAGCNPTATVTLINPAATVVAITPPGPVAICAGLSTTLTASGANTYVWSPGTGLSGTTTPSVTASPTGTTTYTCVGTSALGCTGSSTVQVVVNPLPTATITGTNILCFGDTTTLTAGGGTSYVWSNGPTTAGNTVTPGTTTTYTVTVTDANTCIDTETATVTVNPLPIVTFTGIDTICNGDSTTITAAGGTGYVWSNGPTTAGQILAPNTSTSYTVTVSDANSCENTGSITVVVNALPVLNFAGIDTICAGDTTQITVAGASTYLWGHGPTTALVDLNPFGNTFYSVMGTDSNGCSAADSIEIIVNALPVITITGNDTLCVGDSTLLTGNGGTSYLWSTGDLTSMITAIPAGNTTYTLTGTDGNGCSGNAAFAVVVNALPTPTITGLDSICVGDTTTLIASGGLTYFWSTFTNTASISVGPLVNTTYTVTATDGNGCEASASTTVVVNALPTTPVITQSGNLLSTTGGFASYQWFFNGNPISGATSASHTATQDGNYTVTVTNAAGCSATSAPLAVIVIGITPSGFANFGLQVYPNPNGGKFTVRLDLERDRNVSLRIFDLVGKQVWSQQGDLPFGEWKQAIDLSQLTKGTYMLDVTSEGQRMTTKVVVQ from the coding sequence ATGAGTCAATTACCACAATCGCCCTTTGGGAACCCTTTACGCTTTTTGCTGATTTTGCTCACCCTGACAATCGGAATTTCCGGTGTGCGAGCGCAGTGCCCCGTCAATGCCTCCTTTAACCACAGCTCGAGTTACATCTGTCAAGGTGCAAGCCTTACCTTTAACAATACAACCACAGGAGGTGCCATCGGCCAGAATTGGTTTGAGAACGTCACTTCCTTCTCTACGCTGCTCAGCCCGACCCGAACGTTCAATACGCCGGGCACTTACATCATTTCGCTGCTTTCAACGAATGGGGCTTGCACGGATACCGCTCAATCTGCCATCACCGTGAGCCCGACCATGACGGCTACGGCAACATTTGTGAGCCCGACCTGTTTCAATGGCACCAACGGATCTGCCAACCTCACACCTGGCGGAGGCACTCCCAACCGCAGCGTCAACAACAACCGTGCAATCTCTGACTACATCGCCGCCAACACCGTTTCCAATGCGGGTTATGCAGGTGGCATTACGGTCGAAGCTTGGGTTAAACCAAGGTCCACTTGGACAACAGGGGACGGCCTTTTTATGGCGTTCAACCAGACCGGCGGTACAAGCAATCGCTTCTTCGTGGGATACAATCCTGGCTTTCAGCAGTTTGTTTATTTTGATGACAATACTGGAAACTCATTCATGCTGGGAACCCAACCTCGGGGAAATTGGTACCATGTTGCGCTGACAATCAATGCTGCCAACCAAGTGAATTTTTACTTGAATGGGGTCCTCAATAAAACCTTCAACACGACCAATACTTGGATTCCGCAAGCGGGAGATCGCTTTTCCATGGGACAAGAATGGGATTACACGGTGCTTTCCCAGCACTTTGATGGATTCATTGACGAAGCCCGTGTATGGAATGCAGTTTTGTCTGGCCCAACGATTTTGAGCAATAGAAACAGTTGCATGGGCATCAACAATACCCACCCCAACTGGGGAAATTTGGTTGCCTATTACAGCATGAACGAGGGTTCGGGCACGTATATTTTTGACCGCTCTGGCCGCAACAACCACGGTCAGCGCATCAACGGCACTGTTTATGGCACCGCTGCTGAAAGCAACTGGGGCTGCTTCAGTGCTGGAACGGGTTACGGCTATTCCTGGAGCAATGGCGCCACCACCGAAGACCTCACAGGCATCGGCGCAGGCACCTACACCGTCACCCTGATGGATGGCGCTGGCGCAGGTTGCAATCCGACGGCGACCGTGACCCTCATCAACCCAGCAGCTACGGTAGTCGCAATCACCCCTCCCGGACCGGTCGCGATTTGTGCCGGCTTGTCCACGACCTTGACCGCATCTGGCGCGAATACCTATGTTTGGTCACCGGGAACCGGCCTTTCGGGAACGACGACGCCATCTGTCACGGCAAGTCCGACCGGCACGACGACCTATACTTGTGTCGGTACAAGCGCATTGGGATGCACAGGCAGTTCCACCGTACAGGTTGTCGTCAATCCCTTGCCAACAGCAACGATTACAGGAACCAACATCCTTTGCTTTGGAGACACCACTACCCTTACAGCTGGCGGAGGTACCTCTTATGTGTGGAGCAACGGCCCTACAACCGCTGGAAACACGGTGACTCCTGGCACGACGACAACCTACACGGTCACTGTCACCGACGCCAATACCTGTATCGATACGGAAACTGCAACGGTCACTGTCAACCCATTACCGATCGTGACCTTCACGGGAATTGACACGATTTGCAATGGTGATTCGACAACGATCACCGCCGCAGGCGGCACTGGCTACGTATGGAGCAATGGCCCCACTACCGCGGGTCAAATCCTTGCTCCTAATACTTCGACAAGCTACACGGTCACCGTTTCGGATGCCAATTCTTGCGAAAATACGGGCTCCATCACGGTCGTTGTCAATGCATTGCCGGTGCTGAACTTTGCCGGCATCGATACGATCTGTGCGGGCGATACTACGCAAATCACGGTTGCTGGGGCAAGCACCTATCTCTGGGGCCATGGTCCGACCACGGCCCTCGTCGATTTGAATCCGTTTGGAAACACATTTTATAGTGTGATGGGAACCGACAGCAATGGTTGCAGTGCTGCCGATTCGATCGAAATCATCGTCAATGCCTTGCCGGTCATCACGATCACAGGCAACGATACGCTCTGCGTTGGCGATTCCACTTTGCTCACCGGAAATGGCGGCACAAGCTACCTTTGGAGCACCGGGGATCTGACGTCCATGATCACAGCGATTCCCGCCGGCAATACGACCTATACCTTGACAGGCACAGATGGCAATGGCTGCAGTGGTAATGCCGCATTCGCAGTCGTGGTCAATGCGCTTCCGACCCCGACCATCACAGGCTTGGACAGCATCTGCGTTGGTGACACCACGACTTTGATTGCCTCAGGCGGATTGACTTATTTCTGGAGCACGTTTACGAATACCGCAAGTATTTCCGTCGGTCCGTTGGTCAATACCACTTATACGGTTACCGCTACGGATGGCAATGGCTGCGAAGCCTCGGCAAGTACGACCGTAGTGGTCAATGCCCTGCCAACGACACCGGTCATCACCCAAAGCGGCAACCTGCTGTCGACAACGGGCGGATTTGCCAGCTATCAATGGTTTTTCAATGGCAACCCGATTTCGGGGGCAACGTCTGCGAGCCATACTGCAACACAAGACGGCAACTATACCGTCACTGTGACCAATGCGGCAGGATGCTCTGCAACTTCAGCTCCACTTGCAGTCATCGTCATCGGGATCACGCCAAGTGGTTTTGCCAACTTCGGATTGCAGGTTTATCCCAATCCGAATGGCGGCAAATTCACGGTGCGTTTGGACTTGGAGCGTGACCGGAATGTAAGCTTGCGGATCTTTGACTTGGTCGGCAAGCAGGTTTGGAGTCAGCAAGGCGATCTTCCATTCGGCGAATGGAAACAAGCCATCGACCTCAGCCAATTGACCAAGGGCACCTACATGCTCGACGTCACTTCTGAAGGTCAACGGATGACGACGAAGGTGGTCGTGCAATAA
- the nadB gene encoding L-aspartate oxidase — MDIRTDFLVIGSGVAGLSFALKAAQLGKVLIITKRNKDESNTKYAQGGIAAVVSNMDTFESHVADTLDAGDGLCNEEVVRMVVENGPLRVQELIDNGARFDRREDGTLSLGREGGHSESRILHSKDATGWEIERALLAAVELHPNITLSEHFFAIDLLTQHHLGRYLNRGTPGIECYGVYALDVKAKKVVRILSRLTMLASGGCGNVFDATTNPSVATGDGIAMVYRAMGRVANMEFAQFHPTSLYEPGVRPAFLITEAMRGAGAILRTQYNKTAFMEKYDPRKDLAPRDIVARAIDNEMKLSGSEFVWLDATHIDPKELHGHFPNILEKCLSKGIDITKDMIPVRPAQHYTCGGVLIDMHGHSSIGRLYAMGEVSSSGLHGANRLASNSLLEGIVYAHNIFEAVKENWQNYNFQEDIPEWNEQGVELTEEWVLISHNFREVQTLMTNFVGIVRSNLRLERAERRIKLIFEETEDFYRKTKVSPELCELRNIITCAYLTIKSAKIRKESRGLHFTTDYPEKLPQAYDTVL; from the coding sequence ATGGACATTCGCACAGATTTTTTGGTGATCGGTTCCGGCGTGGCCGGACTGTCGTTTGCGCTCAAGGCGGCGCAGTTGGGCAAGGTGCTCATCATAACCAAGCGCAACAAAGACGAAAGCAATACCAAGTATGCGCAGGGCGGTATCGCGGCCGTTGTTTCCAATATGGATACCTTCGAATCCCATGTTGCCGACACCCTCGATGCGGGCGACGGCCTTTGCAATGAGGAAGTGGTGCGCATGGTCGTCGAAAATGGCCCCCTGCGCGTGCAGGAGCTCATCGACAATGGCGCCCGCTTCGACCGCCGCGAAGACGGCACCCTCAGCCTTGGCCGCGAAGGTGGCCACTCCGAAAGCCGCATTCTCCACTCCAAGGATGCCACGGGCTGGGAAATCGAACGCGCCCTCTTGGCCGCTGTCGAGTTGCATCCCAACATCACCCTCAGCGAACATTTCTTCGCCATCGACCTGCTCACGCAGCATCATCTCGGGCGTTACCTCAACCGCGGCACTCCCGGCATCGAATGTTACGGCGTTTACGCCCTCGACGTCAAGGCCAAAAAGGTCGTGCGCATCCTCTCGCGCCTGACCATGCTCGCCTCGGGCGGCTGCGGCAATGTCTTTGATGCGACCACCAACCCGAGCGTCGCCACGGGTGACGGCATCGCGATGGTGTACCGCGCCATGGGCCGCGTCGCCAACATGGAATTCGCCCAGTTTCATCCGACCTCGCTCTACGAACCCGGCGTGCGCCCCGCCTTTTTGATCACCGAAGCCATGCGTGGTGCCGGCGCCATCTTGCGCACGCAATACAACAAGACGGCATTCATGGAAAAGTACGATCCCCGCAAGGACCTCGCACCCCGTGACATCGTCGCCCGCGCCATCGACAACGAAATGAAGCTTTCCGGCTCCGAATTTGTCTGGCTCGACGCCACCCATATCGACCCCAAGGAATTGCATGGCCATTTCCCCAACATTTTGGAGAAGTGCCTGAGCAAGGGTATCGACATTACCAAAGACATGATTCCTGTAAGGCCCGCACAGCATTACACTTGCGGCGGGGTTTTGATCGACATGCACGGACATTCGAGCATCGGCCGTTTGTATGCCATGGGTGAAGTGAGCAGTTCGGGGTTACATGGGGCGAATCGCCTGGCATCCAACAGCTTGCTCGAAGGGATCGTCTATGCCCACAACATCTTCGAAGCCGTCAAGGAAAACTGGCAGAACTACAATTTTCAGGAAGATATCCCGGAATGGAACGAGCAAGGCGTGGAATTGACCGAGGAATGGGTGCTGATTTCGCACAACTTCCGCGAGGTGCAGACCTTGATGACCAACTTCGTGGGCATCGTGCGCAGCAACCTGCGCTTGGAGCGTGCCGAGCGCCGCATTAAGTTGATATTCGAAGAGACAGAAGACTTTTACCGCAAAACCAAAGTCTCCCCCGAGCTCTGCGAATTGCGCAACATCATCACCTGCGCCTATCTGACCATCAAATCGGCCAAGATTCGCAAGGAAAGCCGAGGCCTGCACTTCACGACGGATTATCCCGAGAAGCTGCCGCAGGCTTATGATACGGTGTTGTAA